A window of the Echeneis naucrates chromosome 3, fEcheNa1.1, whole genome shotgun sequence genome harbors these coding sequences:
- the mybpc3 gene encoding myosin-binding protein C, cardiac-type isoform X2 produces the protein MPEPVKKAVSAFTKKPKSQEAEEGSSVVFEAGTEKPEAKVKWQCNSKDIASDNKYVITADGNKHSLTIQAITKEDANVYAVIAGGSKVKFDLKVITKQGPVKATKDGPTESSAEPEPEPEPAPPAAAPTGEETTAPAPEAPPADDGQLSDTRQDLTGLFTEKPQSGEVTVGENITFVAKVNAESLLKKPTIKWFKGKWMDLASKSGKHLQLKETYDRNTKIYTFEMQIIAAKANFAGGYRCEVLSKDKFDSCNFDLTVHEARTVEGLDIRAAFRRTSTDGKEDSGELDFSTLLRKSSSFIKSANRAVQVSTEPDVDVWEILSHAPASEYEKIAFQYGITDLRGMLKRLKKMKKEEKKSEAFLKKLDPAYQVTKGHKIKLAVQVANADVEVKWQKNGKDIQPTGSKYIFESVGNMRYLTINHCSLADDATYSCVVGEDKCTTELFVKEPPVMIVKNLEDQMVMKGERVELECEVSEEGANVKWEKDGVELTRDESFKYRFKKDGCKHILIINEATKEDCGHYKVKTNGGESVAELMVQEKDLEVYQSIADLTVKAKDQAVFKCEVSDENVRGTWYKNGVEVKLDARVNITHIGRIHKLTIDDVKPEDEGDYTFVPDGYAFNLSAKLNFLEVKIDYVPRQDPPKIHLDCTGRTAESTIVVVAGNKLRLDVPITGDPAPTVIWTKGEKASSVKPDGEEKGVSSTTWTLKDGDVLNEGDGRVHVETTQGHCVFTIEGAERQDEGIYSVVVRNPAGEDTADINVKVVDVPDAPQTPRILSVGEDSCVVQWDPPKFDGGQPIIGYVIERKKKQSYRWMRLNFDPYPETTYEAKRMIEGVPYEMRIYAVNSIGMSRHSPASQPFVPVAPTSEPVGLCVEDISDTSISLKWRPPERVGSAELEGYVVEYCKEGTDEWIPAIQGLTERTSLIVRDLTTGDKLQFRVRAFNMAGPSAPATLAQPVTIREIMQRPKIWLPRNLRQTLIKKVGETVNLLIPFQGKPRPKVTWHKDGEPLNASFASVRNSDLDSILFIRKTERKHSGRYELQVQIENVEDTATVNLQIVDLPGPPEGLKIMDIWGFNVALEWKPPKENGNCEITGYTVQKADKKTMEWFTVYHQYRRTNCVVSDLIMGNEYVFRVFAMNLVGLSQDACNTKDSAYIQKTGIAYKPPSYKEHDFSEAPKFTHPLVNRSIIAGYSATLSCSVRGIPKPKVTWYKNKMDITNEAKYRMLSKQGVLTLEIRKPCPFDGGVYMCKAVNDSGEDVVECKLEVRPQVVKEENKDARK, from the exons ATGCCAGAGCCAGTCAAAAAAGCAG TTTCAGCATtcacaaagaaaccaaaaagtcaggaggcagaggaggggtCCTCTGTGGTCTTTGAAGCAGGGACCGAGAAGCCTGAAGCTAAAGTGAAATGGCAGTGCAATTCAAAGGACATCGCCAGTGACAACAAATACGTGATCACAGCCGATGGAAACAAGCACTCCCTCACTATCCAAGCCATAACCAAGGAAGATGCCAATGTCTATGCAGTGATTGCtggggggtcaaaggtcaagtttGACCTGAAAGTTATAACAAAGCAAG GTCCAGTGAAGGCTACTAAGGATGGACCCACAGAGTCCAGtgcagaaccagaaccagaaccagaaccagctccacctgcagcagcacCCACAGGGGAAGAGACCACGGCCCCGGCACCCGAGGCTCCCCCAGCAGATG ACGGGCAGCTGTCAGATACCAGGCAGGACCTGACTGGACTCTTCACAGAGAAACCACAGAGTGGAGAAGTCACTGTAG GTGAAAACATTACGTTTGTGGCTAAAGTCAATGCTGAGTCTCTGCTGAAGAAACCCACCATCAAATGGTTCAAAGGGAAGTGGATGGACCTCGCCAGCAAATCTGGAAAACACCTGCAGCTGAAGGAGACGTATGACCGCAACACAAAG ATCTATACGTTTGAGATGCAGATCATCGCTGCTAAGGCAAACTTTGCTGGAGGGTACAGGTGTGAGGTTTTATCGAAGGACAAGTTCGACAGCTGCAATTTTGACCTGACCGTACATG AGGCAAGGACAGTTGAAGGTCTTGACATAAGAGCAGCTTTCAGACGCAC TAGCACGGATGGAAAAGAGGACTCGGGAGAGCTGGACTTCAGCACCTTATTAAGAAAAAG CAGCAGTTTCATAAAATCAGCAAATCG AGCTGTGCAGGTGAGCACAGAGCCTGATGTGGACGTGTGGGAGATCCTCAGCCATGCTCCTGCTTCGGAGTATGAGAAGATTGCCTTTCAGTATGGCATTACAGACCTGAGAGGTATGCTGAAGAggctgaagaagatgaagaaagaagagaagaaaagtgaag CCTTCCTTAAAAAGCTGGATCCTGCCTACCAAGTGACAAAGGGGCATAAAATAAAACTAGCAGTTCAAGTCGCAAATGCAGATGTGGAGGTGAAATGGCAGAAAAACGGGAAGGATATTCAACCAACTGGAAG CAA GTACATATTTGAGAGTGTTGGCAACATGCGCTACCTCACCATCAACCATTGCTCCTTGGCAGATGATGCTACATATAGTTGTGTGGTTGGGGAGGATAAATGCACAACTGAGCTCTTTGTTAAAG AGCCTCCTGTCATGATTGTGAAGAATCTGGAGGATCAGATGGTGATGAAGGGTGAGCGGGTGGAGCTGGAGTGTGAAGTCTCAGAGGAAGGAGCGAATGTTAAATG GGAAAAAGACGGAGTGGAGCTGACAAGAGATGAATCTTTTAAGTATCGTTTCAAGAAAGACGGCTGCAAACATATTCTTATCATCAATGAAGCCACCAAAGAAGACTGCGGCCACTACAAGGTTAAAACTAACGGCGGCGAGTCAGTGGCTGAGCTCATGGTGCAGG AGAAAGATCTGGAGGTCTACCAAAGCATTGCAGACTTGACAGTGAAGGCAAAGGACCAGGCAGTTTTCAAGTGTGAGGTGTCCGATGAGAATGTGAGGGGAACCTGGTATAAAAACGGTGTGGAAGTCAAACTCGACGCCAGAGTGAATATCACACATATTGGCAG GATCCACAAACTGACCATTGATGACGTCAAACCGGAGGATGAGGGAGACTACACCTTTGTGCCAGATGGCTACGCTTTCAACCTTTCTGCCAAACTCAACTTCCTGG AAGTGAAGATTGATTACGTGCCACGCCAAG ACCCTCCAAAGATCCACCTGGACTGTACGGGTCGTACTGCCGAGTCAACTATTGTGGTGGTTGCTGGTAACAAACTGCGTCTGGACGTCCCAATCACTGGAGACCCTGCTCCCACAGTGATCTGGACCAAAGGAGAGAAG GCTAGTTCTGTAAAACCtgatggagaggagaaaggagtCTCTTCAACCACGTGGACCCTGAAGGATGGGGAC GTGCTGAATGAGGGAGATGGCAGGGTCCATGTTGAAACCACCCAGGGCCACTGTGTCTTCACCATTGAGGGTGCTGAGAGGCAAGACGAGGGAATCTACTCTGTTGTTGTTCGAAACCCTGCTGGGGAGGACACTGCTGATATTAATGTGAAAGTTGTCG ATGTTCCAGATGCCCCCCAGACTCCCAGAATCCTCAGTGTGGGAGAGGACTCTTGTGTTGTCCAGTGGGACCCCCCTAAGTTTGACGGTGGACAGCCAATTATTG GCTATGTGatagagaggaagaagaagcagagcTACAGGTGGATGAGACTGAACTTTGACCCTTATCCTGAAACTACCTATGAAGCCAAACGGATGATTGAAGGCGTGCCGTATGAGATGCGGATCTATGCTGTTAATAGCATTGGCATGTCTCGTCACAGCCCTGCCTCACAGCCATTTGTGCCAGTCG CTCCCACCAGTGAGCCTGTCGGACTGTGTGTTGAAGACATAAGTGACACTTCTATTTCACTCAAGTGGCGTCCGCCTGAGAGGGTCGGTTCAGCTGAACTTGAGGGTTATGTGGTTGAGTACTGCAAAGAGGGCA CTGATGAATGGATACCAGCCATCCAGGGTCTGACTGAGAGGACATCCTTGATTGTCAGAGACCTCACCACGGGGGACAAGTTGCAGTTTCGTGTGCGAGCCTTCAACATGGCAGGTCCCAGTGCTCCCGCCACTCTGGCTCAACCAGTCACCATCAGAGAGATAATGC AACGCCCAAAAATCTGGCTCCCCCGAAATCTTCGCCAGACTCTCATCAAGAAAGTTGGAGAAACTGTGAACCTTTTGATTCCATTCCAG GGTAAACCCAGGCCAAAGGTCACATGGCACAAAGATGGGGAGCCTCTGAATGCCTCATTTGCCAGTGTGAGGAACAGCGATCTCGATAGTATCCTCTTCATTcgcaagacagagagaaaacattctGGGAGGTATGAACTCCAGGTGCAGATTGAAAATGTGGAAGACACCGCAACTGTTAATCTTCAGATTGTTG ATCTGCCTGGGCCTCCTGAGGGTCTGAAGATAATGGATATCTGGGGATTCAATGTGGCACTGGAGTGGAAGCCCCCAAAGGAAAACGGAAACTGTGAAATCACAGGTTACACTGTTCAGAAAGCTGACAAGAAGACCATG GAGTGGTTTACAGTCTACCATCAGTACAGACGGACCAACTGTGTGGTGTCTGACCTCATCATGGGGAATGAGTATGTTTTCCGAGTATTTGCCATGAACCTGGTGGGCCTCAGCCAAGATGCCTGCAACACAAAGGACAGTGCTTACATCCAGAAAACAG GTATCGCATACAAGCCGCCCTCATACAAAGAACATGATTTCTCAGAGGCTCCCAAGTTCACGCATCCTTTAGTGAACCGTTCCATCATCGCGGGATACAGCGCCACCCTCAGCTGCTCCGTGAGAGGTATACCAAAG CCTAAAGTGACCTGgtacaaaaacaagatggaCATCACAAATGAAGCCAAGTACCGAATGTTGAGTAAACAAGGCGTGTTAACGCTGGAGATCCGTAAGCCCTGTCCATTCGATGGCGGTGTGTACATGTGCAAAGCAGTCAATGACAGCGGAGAGGACGTAGTGGAGTGTAAACTGGAGGTTCGCC CTCAAGTtgttaaagaagaaaacaaagatgcaagaaaatga
- the mybpc3 gene encoding myosin-binding protein C, cardiac-type isoform X1, translated as MPEPVKKAVSAFTKKPKSQEAEEGSSVVFEAGTEKPEAKVKWQCNSKDIASDNKYVITADGNKHSLTIQAITKEDANVYAVIAGGSKVKFDLKVITKQGPVKATKDGPTESSAEPEPEPEPAPPAAAPTGEETTAPAPEAPPADDGQLSDTRQDLTGLFTEKPQSGEVTVGENITFVAKVNAESLLKKPTIKWFKGKWMDLASKSGKHLQLKETYDRNTKIYTFEMQIIAAKANFAGGYRCEVLSKDKFDSCNFDLTVHEARTVEGLDIRAAFRRTNEAGKKRSGPSSSSTDGKEDSGELDFSTLLRKSSSFIKSANRAVQVSTEPDVDVWEILSHAPASEYEKIAFQYGITDLRGMLKRLKKMKKEEKKSEAFLKKLDPAYQVTKGHKIKLAVQVANADVEVKWQKNGKDIQPTGSKYIFESVGNMRYLTINHCSLADDATYSCVVGEDKCTTELFVKEPPVMIVKNLEDQMVMKGERVELECEVSEEGANVKWEKDGVELTRDESFKYRFKKDGCKHILIINEATKEDCGHYKVKTNGGESVAELMVQEKDLEVYQSIADLTVKAKDQAVFKCEVSDENVRGTWYKNGVEVKLDARVNITHIGRIHKLTIDDVKPEDEGDYTFVPDGYAFNLSAKLNFLEVKIDYVPRQDPPKIHLDCTGRTAESTIVVVAGNKLRLDVPITGDPAPTVIWTKGEKASSVKPDGEEKGVSSTTWTLKDGDVLNEGDGRVHVETTQGHCVFTIEGAERQDEGIYSVVVRNPAGEDTADINVKVVDVPDAPQTPRILSVGEDSCVVQWDPPKFDGGQPIIGYVIERKKKQSYRWMRLNFDPYPETTYEAKRMIEGVPYEMRIYAVNSIGMSRHSPASQPFVPVAPTSEPVGLCVEDISDTSISLKWRPPERVGSAELEGYVVEYCKEGTDEWIPAIQGLTERTSLIVRDLTTGDKLQFRVRAFNMAGPSAPATLAQPVTIREIMQRPKIWLPRNLRQTLIKKVGETVNLLIPFQGKPRPKVTWHKDGEPLNASFASVRNSDLDSILFIRKTERKHSGRYELQVQIENVEDTATVNLQIVDLPGPPEGLKIMDIWGFNVALEWKPPKENGNCEITGYTVQKADKKTMEWFTVYHQYRRTNCVVSDLIMGNEYVFRVFAMNLVGLSQDACNTKDSAYIQKTGIAYKPPSYKEHDFSEAPKFTHPLVNRSIIAGYSATLSCSVRGIPKPKVTWYKNKMDITNEAKYRMLSKQGVLTLEIRKPCPFDGGVYMCKAVNDSGEDVVECKLEVRPQVVKEENKDARK; from the exons ATGCCAGAGCCAGTCAAAAAAGCAG TTTCAGCATtcacaaagaaaccaaaaagtcaggaggcagaggaggggtCCTCTGTGGTCTTTGAAGCAGGGACCGAGAAGCCTGAAGCTAAAGTGAAATGGCAGTGCAATTCAAAGGACATCGCCAGTGACAACAAATACGTGATCACAGCCGATGGAAACAAGCACTCCCTCACTATCCAAGCCATAACCAAGGAAGATGCCAATGTCTATGCAGTGATTGCtggggggtcaaaggtcaagtttGACCTGAAAGTTATAACAAAGCAAG GTCCAGTGAAGGCTACTAAGGATGGACCCACAGAGTCCAGtgcagaaccagaaccagaaccagaaccagctccacctgcagcagcacCCACAGGGGAAGAGACCACGGCCCCGGCACCCGAGGCTCCCCCAGCAGATG ACGGGCAGCTGTCAGATACCAGGCAGGACCTGACTGGACTCTTCACAGAGAAACCACAGAGTGGAGAAGTCACTGTAG GTGAAAACATTACGTTTGTGGCTAAAGTCAATGCTGAGTCTCTGCTGAAGAAACCCACCATCAAATGGTTCAAAGGGAAGTGGATGGACCTCGCCAGCAAATCTGGAAAACACCTGCAGCTGAAGGAGACGTATGACCGCAACACAAAG ATCTATACGTTTGAGATGCAGATCATCGCTGCTAAGGCAAACTTTGCTGGAGGGTACAGGTGTGAGGTTTTATCGAAGGACAAGTTCGACAGCTGCAATTTTGACCTGACCGTACATG AGGCAAGGACAGTTGAAGGTCTTGACATAAGAGCAGCTTTCAGACGCAC GAATGAAGCTGGTAAGAAGAGAAGTGGACCATCATCAAG TAGCACGGATGGAAAAGAGGACTCGGGAGAGCTGGACTTCAGCACCTTATTAAGAAAAAG CAGCAGTTTCATAAAATCAGCAAATCG AGCTGTGCAGGTGAGCACAGAGCCTGATGTGGACGTGTGGGAGATCCTCAGCCATGCTCCTGCTTCGGAGTATGAGAAGATTGCCTTTCAGTATGGCATTACAGACCTGAGAGGTATGCTGAAGAggctgaagaagatgaagaaagaagagaagaaaagtgaag CCTTCCTTAAAAAGCTGGATCCTGCCTACCAAGTGACAAAGGGGCATAAAATAAAACTAGCAGTTCAAGTCGCAAATGCAGATGTGGAGGTGAAATGGCAGAAAAACGGGAAGGATATTCAACCAACTGGAAG CAA GTACATATTTGAGAGTGTTGGCAACATGCGCTACCTCACCATCAACCATTGCTCCTTGGCAGATGATGCTACATATAGTTGTGTGGTTGGGGAGGATAAATGCACAACTGAGCTCTTTGTTAAAG AGCCTCCTGTCATGATTGTGAAGAATCTGGAGGATCAGATGGTGATGAAGGGTGAGCGGGTGGAGCTGGAGTGTGAAGTCTCAGAGGAAGGAGCGAATGTTAAATG GGAAAAAGACGGAGTGGAGCTGACAAGAGATGAATCTTTTAAGTATCGTTTCAAGAAAGACGGCTGCAAACATATTCTTATCATCAATGAAGCCACCAAAGAAGACTGCGGCCACTACAAGGTTAAAACTAACGGCGGCGAGTCAGTGGCTGAGCTCATGGTGCAGG AGAAAGATCTGGAGGTCTACCAAAGCATTGCAGACTTGACAGTGAAGGCAAAGGACCAGGCAGTTTTCAAGTGTGAGGTGTCCGATGAGAATGTGAGGGGAACCTGGTATAAAAACGGTGTGGAAGTCAAACTCGACGCCAGAGTGAATATCACACATATTGGCAG GATCCACAAACTGACCATTGATGACGTCAAACCGGAGGATGAGGGAGACTACACCTTTGTGCCAGATGGCTACGCTTTCAACCTTTCTGCCAAACTCAACTTCCTGG AAGTGAAGATTGATTACGTGCCACGCCAAG ACCCTCCAAAGATCCACCTGGACTGTACGGGTCGTACTGCCGAGTCAACTATTGTGGTGGTTGCTGGTAACAAACTGCGTCTGGACGTCCCAATCACTGGAGACCCTGCTCCCACAGTGATCTGGACCAAAGGAGAGAAG GCTAGTTCTGTAAAACCtgatggagaggagaaaggagtCTCTTCAACCACGTGGACCCTGAAGGATGGGGAC GTGCTGAATGAGGGAGATGGCAGGGTCCATGTTGAAACCACCCAGGGCCACTGTGTCTTCACCATTGAGGGTGCTGAGAGGCAAGACGAGGGAATCTACTCTGTTGTTGTTCGAAACCCTGCTGGGGAGGACACTGCTGATATTAATGTGAAAGTTGTCG ATGTTCCAGATGCCCCCCAGACTCCCAGAATCCTCAGTGTGGGAGAGGACTCTTGTGTTGTCCAGTGGGACCCCCCTAAGTTTGACGGTGGACAGCCAATTATTG GCTATGTGatagagaggaagaagaagcagagcTACAGGTGGATGAGACTGAACTTTGACCCTTATCCTGAAACTACCTATGAAGCCAAACGGATGATTGAAGGCGTGCCGTATGAGATGCGGATCTATGCTGTTAATAGCATTGGCATGTCTCGTCACAGCCCTGCCTCACAGCCATTTGTGCCAGTCG CTCCCACCAGTGAGCCTGTCGGACTGTGTGTTGAAGACATAAGTGACACTTCTATTTCACTCAAGTGGCGTCCGCCTGAGAGGGTCGGTTCAGCTGAACTTGAGGGTTATGTGGTTGAGTACTGCAAAGAGGGCA CTGATGAATGGATACCAGCCATCCAGGGTCTGACTGAGAGGACATCCTTGATTGTCAGAGACCTCACCACGGGGGACAAGTTGCAGTTTCGTGTGCGAGCCTTCAACATGGCAGGTCCCAGTGCTCCCGCCACTCTGGCTCAACCAGTCACCATCAGAGAGATAATGC AACGCCCAAAAATCTGGCTCCCCCGAAATCTTCGCCAGACTCTCATCAAGAAAGTTGGAGAAACTGTGAACCTTTTGATTCCATTCCAG GGTAAACCCAGGCCAAAGGTCACATGGCACAAAGATGGGGAGCCTCTGAATGCCTCATTTGCCAGTGTGAGGAACAGCGATCTCGATAGTATCCTCTTCATTcgcaagacagagagaaaacattctGGGAGGTATGAACTCCAGGTGCAGATTGAAAATGTGGAAGACACCGCAACTGTTAATCTTCAGATTGTTG ATCTGCCTGGGCCTCCTGAGGGTCTGAAGATAATGGATATCTGGGGATTCAATGTGGCACTGGAGTGGAAGCCCCCAAAGGAAAACGGAAACTGTGAAATCACAGGTTACACTGTTCAGAAAGCTGACAAGAAGACCATG GAGTGGTTTACAGTCTACCATCAGTACAGACGGACCAACTGTGTGGTGTCTGACCTCATCATGGGGAATGAGTATGTTTTCCGAGTATTTGCCATGAACCTGGTGGGCCTCAGCCAAGATGCCTGCAACACAAAGGACAGTGCTTACATCCAGAAAACAG GTATCGCATACAAGCCGCCCTCATACAAAGAACATGATTTCTCAGAGGCTCCCAAGTTCACGCATCCTTTAGTGAACCGTTCCATCATCGCGGGATACAGCGCCACCCTCAGCTGCTCCGTGAGAGGTATACCAAAG CCTAAAGTGACCTGgtacaaaaacaagatggaCATCACAAATGAAGCCAAGTACCGAATGTTGAGTAAACAAGGCGTGTTAACGCTGGAGATCCGTAAGCCCTGTCCATTCGATGGCGGTGTGTACATGTGCAAAGCAGTCAATGACAGCGGAGAGGACGTAGTGGAGTGTAAACTGGAGGTTCGCC CTCAAGTtgttaaagaagaaaacaaagatgcaagaaaatga